The genome window CGCTCCCGCCGGTTGGAGGATGGGCTGCTGCAACAGGATCCGTCTCCGACCCTGCAGCCTGGGTATTGTTTGCGATTGTTTTTCTGTGGCAGGTACCTCACGTTGTTGCAATTGCCTGGCTCTGCAATGATGATTACAGATCAGCCGGCTTCAAAATGCTCCCCGAAAGTGACAAAGAAGGCATCATTTCCGCTCTGACCATTTCCGGCTGTCTTTTGATGCTGATCCCCGCAAGTGTCTATCTGTTCATGCTCGATCTTATCGGACTGGTCTATCTGATCGGAGCGATTCTCAGCGGGCTGTTCTTTCTTTATTTTGGCCTCAGGTTTCAGCTGGCCAGAACCAAAGACAATGCCCGAAAGGTGCTGTACGGATCATTGGTATACCTGCCGGCAGTCTGGGTTTTCATTCTTTTTGACCTTTTCATCTCCTGGCTCGTCTGGTAGCAAATGTAAATGGACTGCTGGTTTGCCGGTTGATTAGATAAAAAAATCCGGAGCCGGCACACAGGCCGGGTCCGGATTATAATCAATGCTTCAGCTTCTCCCGCTGAAGGCAAATCTGAAAAAAGACGGATCTTACTCGGTAAAGCCCCCTTTGGTCATTTTCATGGGATCAAGAGCTTTGTCCAGCTCCTCTTCACTCAGATCAGTCATTTCAATCGCAACTTCTTTCAGAGAACGATTTTCAGCAAATGCCTTCTTTGCTATCTGCGCTGCCTTGTCATAACCGATAACCGGGTTCAACGCCGTTACCAGTATGGGGTTCTTTCCTACCTTGTCAGCAATCGCCTCTTTTTTAACAATCAGACCGGAAACGGATTGATTTGCAAAATTCCGCGCTGCATTGGCAAGCAGAACGATGCTTTGATTCAGGTTATACCCGACAACCGGAAGCATGACATTCAGCTCGAAATTGCCGGACTGTCCGCCAATCATGATGGTGCTGTCGTTACCAATGACCTGGGCACAAACCATGGTTACAGACTCTTCAATCACCGGATTCACCTTTCCGGGCATGATGGATGAGCCGGGCTGGAGCGCCTTGAGCTGTACTTCTCCAAGTCCGCTGTTCGGCCCTGAATTCATCCAGCGCAGATCATTAGCCATTTTCATCAGTCCGACAGCAATGGTTTTCAACTGGCCGCTGGTCTCAACAGGAGCATCAATGGTAGCCTGGGCTTCAAAATGATCAATGGCTTCGGTGAAGGATTCGCCTGTCAGTTCAGAAATTTTCTGAGCAAATCGCTTGCCGAACTCTTCATGTGTATTAATACCGGTACCGATGGCCGTCCCTCCCTGCGGGAGTTCGCGCAATCTTTCAAGCGCCGAATCAATCCGCTCAATACCGAGTCTGAGCTGCCTTTCATATCCACCGAACTGCTGGGGTATGGTCAGAGGCATTGCATCCATGAGGTGAGTTCTACCCGTTTTTACGACATCGGCATATTCCTGTCCCTTGTCGTAAAAAGCTTTCCTGAGATGATCAAGTGCAGGAATGAGCTGTTGCCTGGCTGCAAGAAGCGCCGATACACGAATAGCTGTCGGGAAAACATCATTTGAACTTTGCCCAAAATTCACATGATCATTTGGATGGATTTTTACATCGACACCGTCCTGACTCGCAAGATGGTTGGCACGATTGGCAATAACTTCATTTGCGTTCATGTTTGTGGATGTACCGGATCCGGTTTGAAAGACATCAACCACAAAATGATCATCCAGCTCTCCATCAACAACCATCTGGGAAGCTTTGACAATATATTTAGCCACATTGTCAGGAAGCATGCCCAGGTCATCATTGACCATGGCACAGGCCTGTTT of Natronogracilivirga saccharolytica contains these proteins:
- a CDS encoding class II fumarate hydratase; the encoded protein is MTKFRIEKDSMGEVKVPQDAYYAAQTQRAKENFPISEMRFDRAFIQAVGYVKQACAMVNDDLGMLPDNVAKYIVKASQMVVDGELDDHFVVDVFQTGSGTSTNMNANEVIANRANHLASQDGVDVKIHPNDHVNFGQSSNDVFPTAIRVSALLAARQQLIPALDHLRKAFYDKGQEYADVVKTGRTHLMDAMPLTIPQQFGGYERQLRLGIERIDSALERLRELPQGGTAIGTGINTHEEFGKRFAQKISELTGESFTEAIDHFEAQATIDAPVETSGQLKTIAVGLMKMANDLRWMNSGPNSGLGEVQLKALQPGSSIMPGKVNPVIEESVTMVCAQVIGNDSTIMIGGQSGNFELNVMLPVVGYNLNQSIVLLANAARNFANQSVSGLIVKKEAIADKVGKNPILVTALNPVIGYDKAAQIAKKAFAENRSLKEVAIEMTDLSEEELDKALDPMKMTKGGFTE